The Chitinophaga sp. H8 genome contains a region encoding:
- a CDS encoding glycoside hydrolase family 13 protein produces the protein MRLKRLLLLLIGVTGMTGVFAQQPPLERVEPAFWWAGMKNPALQLMVHGEKIATRTVTLDYPGVTLKQVHQVENPNYLFLDLEISPTALPGTFLIRFSKKGQKELKYTYELKARNTAQKPLGVTNKDLIYLIMPDRFANGDPGNDIVKGMQETSLNRDSMYYRHGGDLQGIMDHLDYLQDLGVTALWLNPVLENDQPTTSYHGYAQTENYKIDRRYGSNELYKQLIDAMHKRGMKMIKDLIHNHIGSQHWTIRDMPSKDWVHQWPVFTRSNFRDQTLFDPYAAQVDKTLMTDGWFDTHMPDLNQQNPYVRNYLTQSHIWWVEYAGIDGFRLDTYSYNDAEYMAEWGRAMKLEYPSLTFFGETFVKGIPNQVFFTQGNTVNRGFDTELPGVTDFQCLWAMNETMNGKPGWDDGVNRLYTTIASDFVYQDPTRNVVFLDNHDLSRYYSVVGENMDKYKSALTWLLTTRGIPQLYYGAELAMKNFSNPDGLVREDFKGGWPGDKENKFTAGGRTAKENDLFNYIRTLANYRKNNDVLQTGKLMQYVPENNVYVYFRYNSDKTIMIIMNTNDKEQTISTGRYAERMGGFSKAVNVIGGTPLPAIDSITVPANTTLVIALLK, from the coding sequence ATGAGGTTAAAACGTTTGTTGTTATTGTTGATAGGGGTAACAGGTATGACGGGTGTATTTGCCCAACAACCGCCATTGGAAAGGGTAGAACCCGCTTTTTGGTGGGCAGGTATGAAAAATCCGGCACTGCAGTTAATGGTACATGGTGAAAAAATAGCTACCCGGACGGTTACACTGGATTATCCTGGTGTTACCTTAAAGCAGGTACATCAGGTGGAGAACCCGAATTACCTGTTTCTCGACCTGGAGATTTCTCCGACGGCATTACCGGGAACTTTTCTGATCCGGTTCAGTAAAAAGGGGCAAAAGGAGCTGAAGTATACTTATGAGCTGAAAGCACGTAATACCGCACAAAAACCATTGGGTGTTACCAATAAAGACCTGATATACCTGATTATGCCGGACCGTTTTGCCAATGGAGATCCAGGCAATGATATCGTAAAGGGTATGCAGGAAACCAGCCTGAACCGTGACTCTATGTACTATCGTCATGGAGGCGATTTACAAGGGATCATGGATCACCTGGATTATTTGCAGGACCTGGGCGTAACAGCACTGTGGTTAAATCCTGTGCTGGAAAATGATCAGCCCACTACTTCCTATCACGGGTATGCACAAACAGAAAACTACAAGATAGACCGGCGTTATGGTTCCAATGAACTGTATAAACAACTGATCGATGCCATGCACAAAAGAGGCATGAAGATGATCAAGGACCTGATACATAACCATATAGGCAGCCAGCATTGGACGATCAGGGATATGCCTTCTAAAGATTGGGTGCATCAGTGGCCTGTATTTACCCGTTCTAATTTCAGGGATCAAACGCTTTTTGATCCATATGCTGCTCAGGTAGATAAAACGTTGATGACAGATGGCTGGTTTGATACCCATATGCCCGATCTGAACCAGCAAAACCCTTATGTCAGGAATTATCTGACCCAAAGCCATATCTGGTGGGTGGAATATGCTGGTATTGATGGTTTCCGGCTCGATACCTATTCTTACAATGACGCGGAGTATATGGCTGAATGGGGCCGCGCGATGAAACTGGAATATCCTTCCCTTACTTTTTTCGGAGAAACTTTTGTGAAAGGTATCCCTAACCAGGTGTTTTTTACACAGGGGAATACCGTGAACAGGGGATTTGATACTGAACTGCCCGGTGTTACAGATTTTCAGTGTCTATGGGCTATGAACGAAACGATGAATGGAAAGCCCGGATGGGATGATGGGGTAAACCGCTTGTATACTACTATTGCCAGTGATTTTGTTTATCAGGACCCTACCAGGAATGTTGTATTCCTGGATAATCATGATCTGAGCCGTTATTACTCTGTAGTAGGCGAAAATATGGATAAATATAAATCGGCACTAACCTGGCTGCTTACTACCAGGGGAATTCCACAGTTGTACTATGGCGCTGAGCTGGCTATGAAAAATTTCAGTAATCCTGATGGGCTGGTAAGAGAAGACTTTAAAGGGGGCTGGCCGGGTGATAAAGAGAATAAATTCACAGCAGGGGGGCGTACTGCTAAAGAAAATGACTTGTTTAACTATATACGCACATTGGCCAACTATCGTAAAAACAATGATGTGCTGCAAACCGGAAAGCTGATGCAGTATGTACCGGAGAATAACGTATATGTATACTTCCGGTATAACAGTGATAAAACAATTATGATAATCATGAATACCAATGATAAAGAGCAAACTATCAGCACCGGCAGGTATGCTGAAAGGATGGGAGGTTTTTCAAAAGCAGTGAATGTAATCGGAGGAACTCCTTTACCAGCTATCGACAGTATTACTGTGCCTGCAAATACGACGCTCGTAATAGCATTGTTGAAATAA
- a CDS encoding alpha/beta hydrolase, giving the protein MRIQRLAIIFFSGLLFHSGFLQAQERVLTIRVIAPANTPAKDTLQIVGSDLKWGDWFSRNGAKMKKESDSLWSYQAAFPVNSSLQFKITRGSYRSEAIYTGGGFPPNINITLAKDTTIVLRPVNWNDLIENSVTGTLKYHHNFDDVNLRFTRDVFVWLPPSYGKDPTRRYPVLYMQDGQNLFDAGMSGWFGKEWHADEVADSLIREKAVEEFIIVGISNTRDRWLEYSGLERGKMYVSFMATHLKPFIDKTYRTKADRNNTAVMGSSMGGLIAFYSVLWFPEVFSKAACLSSGFVYDEAKIMDKIATLPLPKQKLRVYLDCGDQQIDKYFLPDNERMYAVLKSKGIGEVVYTFEKGAEHNEKAWANRLWKPFLFLFGKK; this is encoded by the coding sequence ATGAGGATACAACGTTTGGCAATTATTTTTTTCTCAGGATTGCTTTTTCATAGTGGGTTTTTACAGGCACAGGAACGTGTGCTCACCATCAGGGTGATAGCACCAGCCAATACGCCTGCAAAAGATACTTTACAGATAGTGGGCAGCGATTTGAAATGGGGGGACTGGTTTTCCAGGAACGGTGCGAAAATGAAAAAGGAATCCGACAGTTTGTGGAGTTATCAGGCCGCTTTTCCGGTTAACAGCTCCCTGCAGTTTAAGATTACCAGAGGGTCTTACCGCAGTGAAGCCATTTACACCGGTGGAGGATTCCCACCAAATATAAATATCACCTTGGCCAAAGATACCACTATTGTATTAAGGCCGGTGAACTGGAATGACCTGATAGAAAACAGTGTAACAGGCACCTTGAAGTACCACCATAATTTTGATGATGTTAACCTGCGTTTTACCCGGGACGTTTTTGTGTGGTTACCTCCATCTTATGGAAAAGATCCTACCCGCAGGTATCCTGTATTGTATATGCAGGATGGACAAAACCTGTTTGATGCAGGTATGTCTGGTTGGTTTGGCAAGGAATGGCATGCGGATGAAGTAGCCGATAGCCTGATCCGGGAAAAAGCGGTAGAAGAATTTATCATAGTGGGCATCAGCAATACCAGAGACCGGTGGTTGGAATATTCCGGCCTGGAAAGAGGTAAAATGTATGTGAGCTTTATGGCTACGCACCTGAAACCTTTTATTGATAAGACCTACCGGACAAAGGCAGACAGGAATAATACCGCCGTAATGGGTTCTTCTATGGGTGGACTGATTGCTTTTTACAGTGTATTATGGTTTCCTGAAGTTTTTTCAAAAGCAGCCTGCCTTTCCAGTGGTTTTGTATATGATGAAGCAAAGATCATGGACAAGATCGCTACACTGCCTTTACCTAAACAAAAGCTACGTGTATACCTTGATTGTGGTGATCAGCAGATTGATAAGTACTTTTTGCCCGATAATGAAAGGATGTATGCGGTGCTGAAATCAAAAGGAATAGGAGAGGTGGTATATACTTTTGAGAAAGGGGCTGAACACAATGAAAAAGCCTGGGCCAACAGGTTATGGAAGCCATTCCTGTTCCTTTTTGGTAAAAAATAA